In a single window of the Dreissena polymorpha isolate Duluth1 chromosome 3, UMN_Dpol_1.0, whole genome shotgun sequence genome:
- the LOC127873110 gene encoding phospholipid phosphatase 3-like, protein MEKCANNRRVSRRRITLAVIVDFIIFLFVGIPNLYLFLRGKPFIRGFHCDDPAISLPFKPDSISTSLLTVAGFGTSILCAVIVEVLNSISRKCVRAWPTWEDLLFYGKSYSLFIIGFVIQMLFVEFVKNQLGFLRPNFMDVCRPQFNVSLCPAFITEYKCIGQDAKEIIGSRQSFPSGHSTFSMYVAVFYCFYIQRRLHISFSRILKFFLQAALVFTASICGMSRIRDHKHHTFDVIAGFAVGAIVAVSVYKLLAEYLLFTSSDDDVSESSTSSSTVSHDLCCACATMQSANVEPQTPAPLLPNDYFNDDPNATGRQTSIKLKVTSPVSSSLTTYSGLSDQQELV, encoded by the exons ATGGAAAAGTGTGCGAATAACAGACGCGTTAGTCGCAGACGAATTACATTGGCTGTAATAGTAGAttttatcatttttctttttG TTGGTATCCCCAACCTATATCTATTTCTTCGGGGCAAGCCCTTTATTCGGGGTTTCCACTGCGATGACCCCGCCATCTCCCTCCCCTTCAAACCAGACAGCATCAGTACGTCTTTACTTACAGTCGCCGGATTTGGGACCTCAATCTTATGC GCCGTCATCGTCGAGGTATTAAACTCAATCAGCAGGAAGTGCGTACGCGCATGGCCAACGTGGGAAGACTTGTTGTTTTACGGCAAAAGTTACTCGTTGTTCATAATCGGGTTCGTGATCCAAATGCTGTTCGTGGAATTCGTAAAGAATCAGCTTGGATTCTTAAGACCCAACTTCATGGACGTTTGCCGTCCGCAGTTCAACGTATCGTTATGCCCCGC GTTCATAACAGAGTACAAGTGCATCGGACAGGATGCGAAAGAAATTATTGGCAGCCGACAGTCCTTTCCATCCGGGCACTCGACGTTCTCAATGTACGTCGCCGTCTTCTACTGC TTTTACATCCAGAGGCGACTCCACATCAGTTTCTCGCGAATTCTGAAGTTCTTCCTGCAAGCTGCTCTCGTCTTTACTGCATCTATCTGTGGCATGAGTCGTATAAGGGACCACAAACACCATACCTTTGACGTAATCGCGGGATTTGCCGTCGGCGCAATTGTTGCCGTATCTGTG tacAAGCTTCTTGCGGAATACCTGCTTTTCACAAGTTCCGATGATGATGTCAGTGAATCATCAACGTCATCATCAACAGTGTCACATGACTTGTGTTGCGCATGCGCAACAATGCAATCCGCGAATGTGGAACCTCAGACGCCAGCGCCGTTGCTCCCGAACGATTACTTCAACGATGATCCGAACGCCACTGGCAGGCAAACTTCGATAAAGCTGAAAGTGACCTCTCCCGTTAGCAGCTCTTTGACAACATATTCAGGATTATCTGATCAGCAGGAACTAGTTTGA